From Methanocella paludicola SANAE, a single genomic window includes:
- a CDS encoding HEAT repeat domain-containing protein: MPGFFNKLLGKDTDSKVQNIGYLGNMKDDASRMKLIKFLGDESVDVRRSAAAALEQHFTSGSVEAITALTKALDDSDAGVRKNAVLSLGGFISKAPSSGESARAKQAIIGLIKREMDEGILKNAVISLANVQDPALSGPMAEAFKGKDKKVVSAAIDVIDNLPPTDARTEIKKALRSVL, translated from the coding sequence ATGCCGGGCTTTTTCAATAAGCTGCTGGGGAAGGACACCGATAGCAAGGTACAAAATATAGGGTACCTGGGCAACATGAAGGATGACGCTTCGAGAATGAAGCTTATAAAATTTTTAGGGGACGAGAGTGTTGATGTTCGCAGGTCAGCCGCCGCGGCGCTGGAGCAGCATTTCACCAGCGGCAGCGTTGAAGCGATAACGGCGCTCACTAAAGCCCTGGATGACTCCGATGCAGGCGTGAGGAAAAATGCCGTACTGAGCCTTGGCGGGTTCATTTCGAAGGCGCCGTCGTCAGGCGAAAGTGCCAGGGCAAAACAGGCAATTATCGGTCTGATCAAACGAGAGATGGACGAAGGCATCCTGAAGAACGCGGTCATCAGCCTGGCTAACGTGCAGGACCCGGCGCTAAGCGGCCCAATGGCGGAAGCGTTCAAGGGAAAGGATAAGAAGGTCGTATCCGCTGCTATTGATGTCATTGACAATCTCCCACCTACGGACGCTCGGACGGAAATTAAAAAGGCACTCAGGTCGGTCCTTTAA
- a CDS encoding acyltransferase — translation MPGRNVTEHPAAVKGANSLWGWHHGRDPIVVAANFIFLLIIRYSPSLKLKIGCMRSMGIKAGEHVSMALEATVDIFYPELIEIGDNTVIGYRATILAHEYLVDTYRTGKVVIGNNVLIGANATILPGVTIGDGAVVSACSLVNRDVPAGAFVGGVPAKIIERENGV, via the coding sequence ATGCCCGGGCGTAACGTAACGGAACATCCGGCCGCCGTCAAAGGCGCGAACTCGCTGTGGGGATGGCACCATGGCAGGGACCCCATCGTCGTGGCGGCCAACTTTATTTTTCTTCTCATCATTCGCTATAGCCCGTCCCTTAAGCTCAAGATCGGGTGCATGAGGTCCATGGGCATCAAGGCCGGAGAGCACGTGTCCATGGCGCTCGAAGCTACCGTGGACATTTTTTACCCCGAGCTCATCGAGATCGGGGACAACACGGTCATCGGGTACAGGGCGACCATCCTGGCCCACGAGTACCTGGTCGATACTTACCGGACCGGCAAGGTCGTCATCGGTAATAACGTCCTGATCGGCGCCAACGCCACGATACTGCCTGGCGTCACCATCGGGGACGGGGCCGTGGTCTCGGCGTGCTCGCTGGTCAACAGGGACGTGCCGGCCGGCGCCTTCGTGGGCGGGGTCCCGGCAAAGATCATCGAGAGGGAAAACGGTGTTTAA
- a CDS encoding transcriptional regulator TbsP domain-containing protein, with product MVNIRKLCGDPVADDYVNLINQVSLPRFWALKHTFRDSTSVFIMACANSNMLYKDLRESGIKLGLGSVETFSRRIYEMRRTGLIYTESMHSKGPGRPQIRLKFNPNAFKEMFNMDPGTLLKGQAEEDKAMI from the coding sequence GTGGTAAACATCAGGAAGTTATGCGGAGACCCTGTCGCCGACGATTATGTCAACTTGATTAACCAGGTGAGCCTGCCCCGGTTCTGGGCTTTAAAGCATACCTTCAGGGACTCGACGTCCGTCTTTATAATGGCCTGCGCGAATAGCAATATGCTTTATAAGGACTTGAGGGAATCGGGCATAAAGCTGGGATTAGGGAGCGTTGAGACGTTCTCCAGGCGAATATACGAGATGCGCCGGACAGGGCTCATCTACACGGAGTCGATGCATAGCAAAGGGCCCGGAAGGCCGCAGATCAGGCTAAAGTTCAATCCGAACGCATTCAAGGAAATGTTCAACATGGACCCGGGCACTCTGCTCAAGGGCCAGGCAGAGGAAGATAAAGCAATGATTTAA
- a CDS encoding DUF1405 domain-containing protein: MFNPFKWVVGLVYGDKRLLALIMLINVVGSAFGLYYYWEQLMMTPWYYWLFVPDCPLYTFFMIFALLFIAMGKRYDTFNVITAVGLAMYGAWTMFVLIYFREVYFAPQNALMSAALWISHCGMALECIFLLPYVKKASIVSWVVAAAWFLLQTFMDYFVPFTYYGQTMRLHPLALMEFYTQGMSSFGFLAAKIDTMMYITFAMTFIFPALIYAVSRKWALAIKEPGAAPGKT, from the coding sequence GTGTTTAATCCATTCAAATGGGTCGTCGGCCTCGTATATGGCGATAAGCGCCTGCTCGCTCTCATCATGCTCATTAATGTCGTGGGGTCGGCCTTCGGCCTTTACTACTACTGGGAACAGCTCATGATGACCCCATGGTACTACTGGCTGTTCGTGCCCGATTGTCCCCTCTACACGTTCTTCATGATCTTCGCGCTGCTCTTCATCGCTATGGGGAAGCGCTACGACACGTTCAACGTGATAACTGCGGTGGGGCTGGCGATGTACGGCGCATGGACCATGTTCGTGCTCATCTACTTCCGGGAAGTATATTTCGCTCCTCAGAACGCCCTCATGTCGGCGGCGCTCTGGATATCCCACTGTGGCATGGCGCTCGAATGTATCTTTTTGCTCCCCTATGTTAAAAAGGCGAGTATCGTCTCATGGGTTGTTGCCGCCGCCTGGTTCCTGCTGCAGACCTTCATGGACTACTTCGTGCCCTTCACCTATTACGGCCAGACCATGCGCCTGCACCCGCTGGCCCTCATGGAATTTTACACGCAGGGCATGAGCAGCTTCGGGTTCTTGGCGGCAAAGATCGACACGATGATGTACATCACCTTTGCAATGACCTTCATATTCCCGGCCCTGATATACGCCGTTTCGAGAAAATGGGCCCTGGCGATAAAAGAGCCCGGGGCAGCCCCGGGAAAAACGTGA
- the argF gene encoding ornithine carbamoyltransferase: protein MHIISIADLSVDDINGILDLAEDLKKKRKDGVVTDYLKNKSLVMIFEKSSTRTRVSFEVGMTDLGGHALYLDPGTTQIGRGETIADTAKILSRYAHCIMIRAKSHYMITEMAKNATIPVINGLDDHEHPCQVLADLMTIRERKGPLKGLKLAWIGDGNNVCNSLILASAMTGMKMVAACPKGYEPDKGVIEKARSMGGDIKVLRNPKEAAKDADVLYTDVWVSMGDESEMERRYKDLRDYQINIGLVKLASKGCIVLHCLPAHRGQEITDEVINSENSAVFDEAENRLHAQKALLIKLIGNNARA, encoded by the coding sequence ATGCACATCATATCCATCGCAGACTTGAGTGTCGATGACATCAACGGCATTCTCGACCTGGCAGAGGACCTCAAGAAGAAGAGGAAAGACGGGGTCGTGACGGACTACCTGAAGAACAAGAGCCTGGTAATGATATTCGAGAAATCGTCAACTCGTACCAGGGTCTCGTTCGAGGTTGGCATGACGGACCTGGGGGGCCATGCATTGTACCTGGACCCGGGGACCACTCAAATAGGGCGCGGGGAGACTATCGCTGATACGGCAAAGATACTCTCCCGGTATGCGCACTGCATCATGATACGGGCCAAGAGCCACTATATGATAACGGAGATGGCGAAAAATGCCACCATACCGGTCATTAACGGGCTCGACGACCACGAGCACCCGTGCCAGGTGCTGGCGGACCTCATGACGATCAGGGAGAGAAAGGGGCCGCTGAAGGGACTCAAGCTCGCGTGGATCGGGGATGGCAATAACGTCTGCAACTCGCTCATACTTGCGTCGGCGATGACGGGCATGAAGATGGTGGCGGCCTGCCCGAAGGGATACGAGCCGGATAAGGGTGTCATCGAAAAGGCGCGGTCAATGGGCGGGGACATCAAGGTCTTGAGGAACCCGAAGGAAGCGGCGAAGGATGCCGACGTGCTCTATACGGACGTATGGGTATCGATGGGCGACGAGTCCGAGATGGAGAGGCGGTACAAAGACCTCCGGGATTACCAGATCAACATAGGGCTGGTAAAGCTGGCGTCGAAGGGCTGCATCGTGCTCCACTGCCTGCCGGCGCACCGGGGGCAGGAGATCACGGACGAGGTCATCAACAGCGAGAACTCCGCGGTCTTCGACGAGGCCGAGAACCGGCTTCACGCCCAGAAAGCACTACTCATAAAGCTGATCGGTAACAATGCCCGGGCGTAA
- a CDS encoding DEAD/DEAH box helicase, whose product MTTFQELSLSNATLKALAGMGFEEATPIQEQAIPAALAGKDVIGQAQTGTGKTAAFGIPMIENIDAGSGDIQGIVITPTRELAVQVAEELNRIGEFRGIHTLPIYGGQDIKRQINGLKRRPQIIVGTPGRLVDHMMRRKTISLKNIRTVVLDEADEMLDMGFIEDIEEILKRTPEGRQTLLFSATIPAPIRKLAERFMKDPQTIGIKSKSMTVSGTEQAYYEVPEKHKFEVLCRLLDVQLPALAIVFVRTKRRVDELTKALGERGYPAEGIHGDLAQSKRDSVMRGFKEGTTEVLVATDVAARGLDISGVTHVYNLDIPQDPDSYVHRIGRTGRAGKKGTAITFVTPREMGLLRFIEKITRHSIERRPIPSAAEAFEGKQQALVESLLSVAGGSDISKYRGVAQDLLDMNDSVTLLSAALKMLSKERDNVPETVELTEDRPMRPRNERRRESTGRRDSGQRDYEFRKRRSR is encoded by the coding sequence ATGACAACGTTTCAAGAATTATCATTAAGTAATGCGACACTAAAGGCACTGGCGGGCATGGGGTTCGAAGAGGCCACGCCCATACAGGAACAGGCCATACCGGCGGCACTGGCGGGCAAGGACGTCATCGGCCAGGCACAGACCGGGACCGGGAAGACCGCCGCTTTCGGCATACCCATGATCGAGAACATCGACGCCGGCTCGGGCGACATCCAGGGCATCGTGATCACGCCGACCAGGGAGCTGGCCGTGCAGGTGGCCGAGGAGCTCAACCGCATCGGCGAGTTCCGGGGCATTCACACGCTGCCCATCTATGGCGGCCAGGACATCAAGAGGCAGATCAACGGTTTAAAAAGAAGGCCTCAGATCATCGTCGGCACGCCGGGAAGGCTGGTCGACCACATGATGCGCCGCAAGACCATCTCGCTCAAGAACATCCGGACGGTCGTTCTGGATGAAGCGGACGAGATGCTGGACATGGGCTTCATCGAGGACATCGAGGAAATTTTGAAAAGGACCCCGGAAGGCCGGCAGACGCTGCTCTTTTCGGCCACCATACCGGCCCCCATCCGTAAGCTGGCCGAGCGGTTCATGAAGGACCCGCAGACCATCGGCATCAAGTCGAAGTCGATGACGGTCTCCGGCACGGAGCAGGCTTATTATGAGGTGCCCGAGAAGCACAAGTTCGAGGTGCTATGCCGCCTTCTTGACGTGCAGCTTCCGGCCCTCGCCATCGTCTTCGTGCGCACGAAGCGGCGCGTTGATGAGCTTACAAAGGCGCTTGGGGAGCGCGGCTACCCCGCAGAGGGCATACACGGGGACCTGGCGCAATCTAAGCGGGACAGCGTCATGCGGGGCTTCAAGGAAGGCACGACCGAGGTGCTTGTGGCCACGGATGTCGCCGCGAGAGGCCTGGATATCAGCGGCGTGACCCACGTCTATAACTTAGATATCCCGCAGGACCCGGACAGCTACGTCCACCGTATCGGCCGCACCGGCCGGGCGGGCAAGAAGGGCACGGCCATCACGTTCGTTACCCCGCGTGAGATGGGGCTTTTACGGTTCATCGAAAAGATCACCCGCCACTCGATCGAACGGAGGCCCATTCCGTCTGCGGCCGAGGCCTTTGAGGGCAAGCAGCAGGCTTTAGTGGAGAGCCTGCTCAGCGTGGCCGGCGGGAGCGACATATCGAAGTACAGGGGCGTTGCCCAGGACCTGCTGGACATGAACGATTCCGTTACGCTGCTTTCGGCGGCCCTGAAGATGCTGAGCAAGGAACGTGACAATGTTCCGGAGACCGTGGAGCTGACTGAGGATAGGCCCATGCGACCGCGGAATGAGCGCAGGCGTGAAAGTACCGGCCGCCGGGATTCCGGCCAGCGGGACTACGAGTTCCGTAAGCGGCGCTCTCGATAA
- a CDS encoding prenyltransferase/squalene oxidase repeat-containing protein has protein sequence MGDWTAALNGYPIDWLLEEDNPSVRYFTLTGLLQKPVNDPEVVSAKRSLMMNGLIPSILAKQEAAGYWGMPEDFYVRSKYKGTVWTLILLAHLGADGSDPRIKKACEYILDYSQDRESGGFSYRRFRGAAYRDGLLPCLTGNMAWCLIRFGYLDDPRVQRSIEWITQYQRFDDGDGSPSGWPYGKHEACWGRHTCHYGVVKALKALAEIPPRKRSKPVKATIEAGAEYLLKHRIYKSSHDPEKVTMPGWLKFSFPRMWSTDALEVLGILARLGYRDERMQDAIDAVLEKQDAQGRWLNEDRYGSRYIMRVDRTGRPSRWVTYEALHTLKLLKFP, from the coding sequence ATGGGCGACTGGACGGCCGCGCTAAACGGATACCCGATCGACTGGCTTCTTGAAGAGGATAATCCTTCTGTCCGTTATTTTACGCTGACGGGCCTTCTCCAAAAGCCCGTGAACGACCCTGAAGTCGTATCCGCTAAGAGATCTTTGATGATGAACGGGCTCATACCGTCCATACTGGCAAAACAGGAGGCCGCCGGGTATTGGGGAATGCCCGAGGACTTCTACGTGCGCTCGAAATACAAAGGTACCGTGTGGACGCTCATCCTGCTGGCCCATCTCGGGGCTGACGGCAGCGACCCGCGCATAAAAAAGGCCTGCGAGTATATCCTCGACTATTCTCAGGACCGGGAAAGCGGGGGCTTTTCATATCGGCGTTTTCGGGGCGCTGCTTACCGTGACGGTCTCCTGCCCTGCCTCACCGGCAACATGGCCTGGTGCCTCATCCGTTTCGGCTACCTGGACGACCCTCGCGTGCAGCGGAGCATCGAGTGGATCACTCAGTACCAGCGTTTCGACGACGGCGATGGCTCGCCCTCTGGATGGCCATATGGTAAGCATGAGGCTTGCTGGGGGCGCCACACCTGTCACTACGGCGTTGTCAAGGCATTGAAGGCGCTGGCCGAGATACCTCCCCGTAAGCGCTCTAAGCCCGTTAAAGCCACCATCGAGGCGGGCGCCGAGTATCTGCTTAAACATCGTATTTACAAAAGCAGCCATGATCCTGAGAAGGTGACAATGCCCGGATGGCTTAAATTTAGTTTCCCTCGCATGTGGAGCACCGACGCGCTCGAAGTCCTGGGCATCCTTGCCCGGCTCGGGTACCGGGATGAGAGGATGCAGGATGCCATCGATGCCGTCCTCGAAAAGCAGGACGCACAGGGCCGGTGGCTCAATGAGGACCGTTATGGGAGCCGCTATATTATGCGCGTCGACAGAACCGGGCGTCCAAGCAGATGGGTCACTTATGAGGCACTTCATACATTAAAACTTTTAAAATTTCCATAA
- a CDS encoding HD domain-containing protein, whose translation MDRLQRQIEFVAGIDRLKSVYRQSFLLDGSRSENDVEHSWHIAMMAVLLSEYADERVDLSRVVKMLLIHDIVEIDAGDVFVYDAEANKGKEGREKKAADRLFNILPPDQAAEMRALWDEYEERRTPEAKFAMAMDRLQPMLQNYFTQGKSWRAHGVTARQVLSVNARIQEGSEALWEYAQRIVSESVEKGYIKP comes from the coding sequence ATGGACAGGCTTCAGAGGCAGATCGAGTTCGTCGCCGGGATCGACAGGCTGAAGAGCGTTTATCGCCAGTCCTTTTTGCTGGACGGCTCCCGAAGCGAGAACGACGTCGAGCACTCCTGGCACATCGCAATGATGGCCGTGTTGCTCTCCGAATATGCCGACGAGCGCGTTGATCTGTCGAGGGTCGTGAAAATGCTCCTTATCCACGATATCGTGGAGATCGATGCAGGCGACGTGTTCGTCTACGATGCTGAGGCGAACAAGGGCAAGGAAGGGCGGGAGAAAAAGGCGGCAGACCGTTTGTTTAATATTTTGCCGCCGGACCAGGCGGCGGAGATGCGGGCTCTGTGGGACGAGTATGAGGAGCGCAGGACGCCCGAGGCGAAGTTCGCCATGGCCATGGACCGCCTCCAGCCCATGCTCCAGAACTATTTTACGCAGGGGAAATCATGGCGTGCCCACGGCGTGACCGCCCGGCAGGTGTTGAGCGTGAACGCTCGTATCCAGGAGGGGTCGGAGGCGCTGTGGGAGTATGCTCAGCGGATCGTCTCTGAATCAGTTGAAAAAGGGTATATCAAGCCCTGA
- a CDS encoding OPT/YSL family transporter has protein sequence MKKQIIVVAAGVLFSMVNAFVSMYMGMKTGFGDGIAILLLFISFIIVTAAGVKSRSKSLICIAAIIVGATGVVLAYTDGLGAIIMSGKPFTVPDYAMMAILVLSGTIGILFSYYFTDYFLKGSFPWPSAKVMASLIDMLTAEKANVSRRVSIIRMGAAGAFSGCIAGLRSFGSLPEVLGSVNLGVGLSPMMAGIGLIIGWRACIQVALGALASLAIFLLFESPGTNYTTHMRNPWIFSTSISMMVMTALITMYIVLKPAAVSFITRLRVRSRAVADGGALYLRRGDAALLVSIACAAILMALFPRVPAWIFIICILVAVLFMVIETRGRAEMGLGVGMSSFVILLVVGLAFDDIVPLVVLEGFVVSTIMTFSLILSIQKQSEFCGVNTKGLATMTLIGVITGSIICVPFMKFFNALFGIGTASLPAPYSIMWLEMANTATSKIISPSINLYLVLLGAVLALIMYRYKMSAVSVALGLMLPVSTCVTIVIGGILAWVIEKKGYLKDDNGITASGLMAGDIIVSIIASLRYL, from the coding sequence ATGAAAAAACAGATCATCGTCGTGGCCGCCGGCGTTTTGTTCAGCATGGTGAACGCGTTCGTGTCTATGTACATGGGCATGAAGACGGGCTTCGGCGACGGCATCGCCATACTCCTGCTCTTCATTTCGTTCATCATCGTAACGGCCGCCGGCGTTAAGTCGCGCTCGAAGAGCCTCATCTGTATCGCCGCCATCATCGTGGGCGCCACGGGCGTCGTGTTAGCCTATACGGACGGCCTGGGCGCCATCATCATGTCGGGAAAGCCTTTCACCGTCCCTGACTATGCGATGATGGCCATTCTCGTGCTTTCGGGCACCATCGGGATACTGTTCTCATATTATTTTACCGATTATTTCCTGAAGGGCAGCTTCCCGTGGCCGTCGGCGAAGGTCATGGCATCGCTCATCGACATGCTTACCGCCGAGAAGGCAAATGTCAGCCGCAGGGTTTCAATTATCCGCATGGGGGCTGCAGGGGCTTTTTCCGGGTGCATCGCGGGCCTTCGGTCTTTCGGGTCCCTGCCAGAGGTCCTTGGCTCCGTGAACCTGGGAGTCGGCCTGTCGCCCATGATGGCGGGCATCGGCCTGATCATCGGCTGGAGAGCCTGCATCCAGGTCGCCCTTGGCGCGCTGGCATCGCTCGCTATCTTCCTGCTGTTCGAAAGCCCCGGGACGAACTATACGACGCACATGCGTAACCCGTGGATATTCTCGACGTCCATATCCATGATGGTGATGACTGCCCTTATTACAATGTATATCGTCCTCAAGCCCGCGGCCGTATCGTTCATTACGCGCCTCCGGGTAAGGAGTCGGGCGGTCGCAGATGGTGGGGCCCTGTACTTGAGGCGGGGAGATGCCGCTCTCCTGGTCTCGATAGCGTGCGCAGCCATCCTGATGGCACTATTTCCCCGAGTGCCCGCGTGGATATTCATCATCTGCATACTCGTTGCCGTACTGTTCATGGTCATAGAGACGAGGGGCCGGGCGGAGATGGGGCTCGGCGTGGGCATGTCGTCGTTCGTCATCCTGCTCGTTGTCGGCCTGGCGTTCGACGACATCGTCCCCCTCGTCGTGCTAGAAGGGTTCGTCGTGTCTACGATCATGACCTTCTCGCTGATATTATCCATCCAGAAACAGTCGGAGTTCTGCGGCGTCAATACGAAAGGCCTCGCCACGATGACACTCATCGGCGTCATAACGGGCTCAATAATATGCGTGCCCTTCATGAAGTTCTTCAACGCCTTATTCGGCATCGGCACCGCCTCGCTCCCCGCGCCCTACAGCATCATGTGGCTCGAGATGGCGAATACGGCTACTTCGAAGATCATCTCCCCCTCCATCAACCTGTATCTGGTATTGTTAGGGGCTGTGCTGGCGCTCATCATGTACCGGTATAAGATGTCTGCGGTCTCGGTCGCGCTGGGGCTCATGCTGCCCGTGTCGACATGCGTCACCATTGTCATCGGCGGCATCCTCGCGTGGGTCATCGAGAAGAAAGGGTACCTCAAGGACGATAACGGCATCACCGCCTCAGGGCTCATGGCCGGCGATATCATAGTGAGCATCATTGCTTCGCTCAGGTATCTCTAG
- a CDS encoding winged helix-turn-helix domain-containing protein, whose amino-acid sequence MPEKPDPAIREVMVVDDPEAMKLLLTGKYTGIMDLIDSHEMSVSDIARTLKINPGSAHYHLKELEKYGLVKIVREETKGNLVKKFYRTSARMIYLDGSRFKAVGGEDPMHGYREQLAGMLGPFGYDISGEMVGPFNDIMQRYDKRKKQLLREIQDVRVDPDNNMLASDAYFVALMLKETEDEEMRALREELRVLLEKIRDRI is encoded by the coding sequence ATGCCAGAGAAGCCTGACCCGGCCATACGGGAGGTCATGGTCGTCGACGACCCGGAGGCCATGAAGCTGCTCCTGACCGGCAAGTACACCGGGATCATGGACCTGATCGATTCCCACGAGATGTCCGTTTCGGATATCGCCCGCACGCTGAAGATCAACCCGGGCTCCGCCCATTATCACCTCAAGGAGCTGGAAAAGTACGGCCTGGTGAAGATCGTCAGGGAGGAGACCAAGGGCAATCTCGTTAAAAAATTTTACCGCACGTCGGCACGGATGATATACCTCGACGGCTCCCGGTTCAAGGCTGTGGGAGGCGAGGACCCCATGCATGGCTACCGCGAGCAGCTAGCGGGAATGCTCGGGCCCTTCGGGTATGATATTTCCGGGGAGATGGTCGGCCCCTTTAACGATATCATGCAGCGATACGATAAGAGAAAAAAACAGCTGCTCAGGGAGATACAGGATGTAAGGGTAGACCCGGACAATAACATGCTCGCATCGGATGCATACTTCGTCGCGCTGATGCTCAAAGAGACGGAAGACGAAGAAATGCGGGCCCTGAGGGAAGAGCTCCGCGTACTTTTAGAGAAGATAAGGGACCGTATATGA
- a CDS encoding peroxiredoxin, protein MEQAASYRPPGPVSLGMLAPDFEAKTTHGKVKLSDYKGKWVILFSHPGDFTPVCTTEFIAFARKHGEFVKRNVQLLGLTVDSLPSHIAWVRSIEEQMGVHIPFPTIADLDTRISRMYGMIHPDMSDEAPIRSLFIIDPNRIVRMIFFYPAGVGRSTDEILRIMDALQLTTREKVATPADWKPGDPVLVSSPHTQQGAEARDRSHDGLECKAWYLCTKKL, encoded by the coding sequence ATGGAACAAGCCGCCTCTTACCGGCCGCCGGGCCCGGTCTCCCTGGGCATGCTCGCCCCGGACTTCGAGGCGAAAACGACGCACGGCAAGGTCAAACTATCTGACTATAAGGGGAAGTGGGTGATACTGTTCTCTCATCCGGGCGACTTTACGCCCGTCTGTACTACCGAGTTCATTGCTTTTGCCCGAAAGCACGGGGAGTTCGTGAAGCGCAACGTACAGCTTTTAGGCCTCACGGTAGACAGCCTGCCCTCCCATATCGCATGGGTGCGAAGCATCGAGGAGCAAATGGGCGTGCACATCCCGTTCCCGACCATCGCCGACCTCGATACCCGGATATCCCGCATGTACGGCATGATACACCCTGATATGAGCGATGAGGCTCCCATACGCTCGCTCTTCATCATCGACCCGAACCGTATCGTCCGGATGATCTTCTTTTACCCGGCCGGCGTGGGCCGTAGCACGGACGAGATATTGCGCATCATGGATGCGCTTCAGTTGACCACCCGGGAAAAGGTCGCGACGCCGGCGGACTGGAAGCCGGGCGACCCGGTGCTCGTAAGCTCGCCGCATACTCAGCAGGGCGCCGAGGCCAGGGATCGGTCGCACGACGGGCTCGAGTGCAAGGCCTGGTACCTGTGCACGAAAAAGTTATAG